Genomic segment of uncultured Desulfobacter sp.:
CCGAAGCATGATCCAAAAAAACAACTTTGACTTCAGCTTCAGTGGACTTAAATCGGCTGTGGGCAGATATCTGCACGAAAATTCAGATTTAGACACAGAAATGGGCGAAAGCGACTTGGCCCATGTGGCGGCCGGATTCCAGATGGCGGCCATTGATGTTTTATCCACCAAACTGATTGCCGCAGCCAAAGAAAAAAATTGTACTGCCATCGGCGTCGCCGGCGGGGTCTCGGCCAACCGCACCTTTGTTGACACCCTTCGCAAAAGGGCAGAACGGCATCACATGAAGGTATTTTCACCGCCTTTGTCCTTGTGCGGAGATAATGCAGCCATGATTGCAGCCAGGGGTTGGGAAATGATCCAAAGCAAACAGGTCTGCGGCCTGGCAGATGATGTATATTCCCGGGTGAAATCTGTGGTGGGCGCCGCCGGATAAAACAGGCTATTCAAAAAACATTTTCTTTGTTGTAAGAATCCTCTTCACACAGGTCTGGCCCGATTCAAACAATAGTTCGTCCGTCTCAAGATATTTGATCACCGCATTTCGGGCGTCGGCAATATTGGGGCCGGCATGACACACAAGCGCCATGTCGATTTGAGCCTTCATGATCCTATGAATACAGGTATCCATATCATGGTTGATCGCCTTCATATCAAGATCATCGGTCATGACAAGGCCCTGGTATCCCATATCCTGTCGCAAAAGATCGTATGCGATGGTCTTTGACAGGCTGGCCTGCCACTCCGGGTCTATTTTTGGGTACGAAATATGGGACAACATCATTCCAGAGACCTGGACTTTTTTTGCCGCCTCAAAAGGGAGCAGATCCGTTTGTTCCAAATCGGACAACGGCGCATTCAGTTCAGGTAAAAAAAAGTGAGAATCCTTTATGGTTCTGCCGATACCGGGGAAATGTTTGGCCACAGCCATGATCCCGCCCTGTTGAAGCCCCTGGATCACGGCAGAGCCAAATTCAGCCACACGGTATGCATCCCCTGTAAATACCCGGTCTTTCATGATGGAATCCACATTAGGCGGAGCCACATCCATCACCGGGGCCATATTCATGTTAATCCCCATATCCGACAATTCAGATGCGGTAATCCGGGCAAATTCCCGGGCGTCTTCAAGGGATTTCATATGGGGATTGCCGGGAAACTCGGTGAAAGGTTGACGCAGTCTTGCCACCTGCCCCCCTTCCTGGTCCACGGCAACAAACAAATCCGGCAGACCTTGATCCAGGGCATAATTTCGGGCATCCATGCACAGACGCCTCAATTGAGGGGGCGACTCGATATTGGGCCGGAACAAAATGATCCCCCCGGCCCTGTATTCATCAATCAAATGTTTTAATTCAGCATTGAGGGTTCGGCCGTCAAATCCGAGCATCAACCGCTGTCCGGCCAAATCAGGGATTGATTGAAAATTAAAAGAAGTCATAAAAAGTGATCATATCTGCACGCCGTGCAAATGCTCTTCAAGGGTTAATATTCTCGGCATGTACTGGTAGATGGGTTTCCACCTGGATATGCCGTTCAGCTCAATGCCGTTATATATGATTGAGATCGGTCTGTCAGCAGAAACGACAACCACAATCACTTTTGATGTTGTGGCCGAAAATCTCAGTGCCGAGTTGTATCTGGCTCCCCGGGCCATGTTTTCCCAGGTAACGGACTGCCCGTCCAGAAGACATCCGAATCCTCGGATTTTAGCATCCGGTGTGATTTGAACGGCACCGTCAATGCGCATGAACGCCGAGGCCAGTTCATAATTGTCAGAATCCATAAGACATAACGGAGGATCCAGAACATGGCCGGACAAGACCAGAGGCTCTTCGTTCAAATCAATCACCACGGTGCTGCCGTAATGTGAATGCCCCGCCTTGTGTATCAACCCGGAAACCACACTGAACAAAGAGCCGGCTGTTTCAATATCAAGGGATGAATCCAGCAGGAGCTCTTCCAGCTCCACCAGCTTATTTTCCCGGGTGGTGGAATAAAAATAACCGTCACAAAAGGAGGCCAGTTTCTGGGTACCTAAACTCAAAAAGCCATGATCGCCCCTGAAATCGGCGATTATCGCATATTCAGGCGCACGGGCCAGTGTAATTCCCACCACATAATCACCGTCAGATACCAGTTTACGATTTGACCGCTCCACACTGACAAGCAGTTTTCTGATGTGTTTGATATTTGAAATCACCGGCCGTTCATTGCGCCGGAACATGGTTAGAAAATCAATGGCCTCAATATTAACCGGGTCCGTAAAAAAAAGCCCGCCCCTTGCCCAGGCCCCCTCTTCCCGGGTTTTTGAAATGGAAAGAATATAGTTCAGGATCGTGGGGATCTGAATTTTAGTATCATACC
This window contains:
- a CDS encoding DNA integrity scanning protein DisA nucleotide-binding domain protein, which codes for MNQNSFKKLCIANILNGVSDGLRMYSNPSRVALLFASGPDDPVQVFDPQDLLFGHETVLSEVFLVNAQRWRQEITEQIESQPKGLLIPLETLGLSGLIAFAGASSEFFYQVWFTEHHPDMCSIKPTEKWLEQAASLLVHDYTSGSPPINCSDYVLKNYALQAIADYMVDERNSHLGYDTKIQIPTILNYILSISKTREEGAWARGGLFFTDPVNIEAIDFLTMFRRNERPVISNIKHIRKLLVSVERSNRKLVSDGDYVVGITLARAPEYAIIADFRGDHGFLSLGTQKLASFCDGYFYSTTRENKLVELEELLLDSSLDIETAGSLFSVVSGLIHKAGHSHYGSTVVIDLNEEPLVLSGHVLDPPLCLMDSDNYELASAFMRIDGAVQITPDAKIRGFGCLLDGQSVTWENMARGARYNSALRFSATTSKVIVVVVSADRPISIIYNGIELNGISRWKPIYQYMPRILTLEEHLHGVQI
- the nagZ gene encoding beta-N-acetylhexosaminidase — protein: MTSFNFQSIPDLAGQRLMLGFDGRTLNAELKHLIDEYRAGGIILFRPNIESPPQLRRLCMDARNYALDQGLPDLFVAVDQEGGQVARLRQPFTEFPGNPHMKSLEDAREFARITASELSDMGINMNMAPVMDVAPPNVDSIMKDRVFTGDAYRVAEFGSAVIQGLQQGGIMAVAKHFPGIGRTIKDSHFFLPELNAPLSDLEQTDLLPFEAAKKVQVSGMMLSHISYPKIDPEWQASLSKTIAYDLLRQDMGYQGLVMTDDLDMKAINHDMDTCIHRIMKAQIDMALVCHAGPNIADARNAVIKYLETDELLFESGQTCVKRILTTKKMFFE